The Mycolicibacterium doricum genome includes a region encoding these proteins:
- a CDS encoding cysteine desulfurase — MTTAASRLDVAGIRADFPILQRVMRGGNRLAYLDSGATSQRPLQVLDAEREFLTTSYGAVHRGAHQLMEESTDAYEAGRADIAAFVGADTDELVFTKNATEALNLVAYVLGDERFEGRAVGPGDVIVTTELEHHANLIPWQEVARRTGATLKWYSVTSDGPEAGRIDLDSLQLDERVKVVAFSHHSNVTGALAPVAELVSRAKAVGALTVLDACQSVPHQPIDFHALGVDYGAFSGHKMLGPNGIGVLYGRRELLEQMPPFLTGGSMIETVTMEGATYAPAPQRFEAGTPMTSQVVGLAAAARYLSTIGMTEVEAHEADLVAAALEGLSGIDGVRIVGPLSMTDRGSPVSFVVDGIHAHDVGQVLDDDGVAVRVGHHCAWPLHRRFGITATARASFAVYNTLDEVERLVAGVRHAVEFFGTS, encoded by the coding sequence ATGACGACCGCGGCGAGCCGGCTGGACGTGGCGGGCATCCGCGCGGATTTCCCGATCCTGCAGCGGGTGATGCGCGGCGGAAACCGGCTGGCATACCTCGATTCCGGCGCGACGTCACAGCGTCCGCTGCAGGTGCTCGACGCCGAGCGTGAGTTCCTGACGACGTCGTACGGCGCGGTGCACCGCGGCGCGCACCAGTTGATGGAGGAGTCGACCGACGCCTACGAGGCCGGCCGCGCCGACATCGCGGCGTTCGTCGGCGCCGACACCGACGAGTTGGTGTTCACCAAGAACGCGACCGAGGCGCTCAATCTCGTCGCCTACGTGCTGGGCGATGAGCGATTCGAGGGCCGGGCCGTCGGTCCGGGCGACGTCATCGTCACCACCGAACTCGAGCACCACGCCAACCTGATCCCGTGGCAGGAAGTCGCCCGGCGGACGGGGGCGACGCTGAAGTGGTACTCGGTCACTTCTGATGGGCCTGAGGCCGGTCGGATCGATCTCGACTCACTGCAGCTCGACGAACGCGTGAAGGTGGTGGCGTTCAGCCACCATTCCAACGTGACCGGCGCTCTCGCCCCCGTCGCGGAACTGGTGTCCCGCGCCAAGGCGGTGGGGGCGCTGACGGTGCTCGACGCCTGCCAGTCGGTCCCGCACCAGCCGATCGACTTCCACGCCCTCGGTGTCGACTACGGCGCGTTCTCCGGTCACAAGATGTTGGGGCCGAACGGGATCGGTGTGCTCTACGGCCGCCGTGAGCTGCTCGAGCAGATGCCGCCGTTCCTCACCGGCGGTTCGATGATCGAGACGGTGACCATGGAGGGCGCCACCTACGCGCCCGCCCCGCAGCGCTTCGAGGCGGGCACGCCGATGACCTCGCAGGTCGTCGGGCTAGCGGCGGCGGCGCGTTACCTGTCGACGATCGGGATGACGGAGGTCGAGGCGCATGAAGCCGACCTGGTCGCCGCTGCGCTGGAAGGACTTTCGGGCATCGACGGCGTCCGCATCGTCGGGCCGCTGTCGATGACCGACCGCGGGTCGCCGGTGAGCTTCGTCGTCGACGGGATCCACGCCCACGACGTCGGTCAGGTCCTCGACGACGACGGTGTGGCCGTGCGCGTCGGGCACCACTGCGCGTGGCCGCTGCACCGCCGGTTCGGCATCACCGCGACCGCGCGCGCGTCGTTCGCGGTCTACAACACCCTCGACGAGGTCGAGCGGTTGGTGGCCGGTGTCCGGCACGCCGTCGAATTCTTCGGCACGAGCTGA
- the sufU gene encoding Fe-S cluster assembly sulfur transfer protein SufU: MRLEQIYQEVILDHYKHPHHRGLREPFGAEVHHVNPTCGDEVTLRVALADDGETVADVSYDGQGCSISQASTSVLTDLVIGESVGDALKTVAAFTEMVSSRGAIEADEEVIGDGIAFAGVSKYPARVKCALLGWMAFKDAVAQASHDSEDKR; encoded by the coding sequence GTGCGGCTCGAGCAGATCTACCAGGAAGTGATCCTCGATCACTACAAGCACCCGCACCACCGCGGGCTGCGGGAACCGTTCGGCGCCGAGGTGCATCACGTCAACCCCACCTGCGGGGACGAGGTGACGCTGCGAGTGGCGCTGGCCGACGACGGTGAGACGGTGGCCGACGTGTCCTACGACGGGCAGGGCTGTTCGATCAGCCAGGCGTCGACGTCGGTGCTCACCGACCTGGTGATCGGGGAGTCCGTCGGCGATGCGCTCAAGACCGTCGCCGCGTTCACCGAGATGGTGTCGTCCCGGGGCGCCATCGAAGCGGACGAAGAGGTGATCGGTGACGGCATTGCCTTCGCCGGCGTCTCGAAATATCCGGCACGCGTGAAATGCGCGCTGCTCGGCTGGATGGCTTTCAAGGACGCCGTGGCCCAGGCGTCGCACGATTCGGAGGACAAGAGATGA
- a CDS encoding metal-sulfur cluster assembly factor, with translation MTAPNEELLADLEEAMRDVVDPELGINVVDLGLVYGLDVEKGDAGDVALIDMTLTSAACPLTDVIEDQSRTALVGAGLVKDIKINWVWNPPWGPDKITEDGREQLRALGFTV, from the coding sequence ATGACCGCACCCAACGAGGAACTGCTCGCCGACCTGGAGGAGGCGATGCGCGATGTCGTCGACCCCGAACTCGGCATCAACGTCGTCGATCTCGGACTGGTCTACGGACTCGACGTCGAAAAGGGCGACGCCGGCGACGTGGCGCTCATCGACATGACGCTCACCTCGGCGGCGTGCCCGCTGACCGACGTCATCGAGGATCAGTCCCGCACCGCGCTCGTCGGCGCGGGCCTGGTCAAGGACATCAAGATCAACTGGGTGTGGAACCCGCCATGGGGGCCGGACAAGATCACCGAGGACGGTCGCGAACAGCTTCGTGCGCTCGGCTTCACCGTCTAG
- a CDS encoding group II intron maturase-specific domain-containing protein has translation MVRLRDKVRERTGRNRVGTDIRVVIADINPILRGWGNYFRTGNAADKFRQIDWYVTRRLFRLMVKKRGRNLRAGQAGQWTEEWFNGHGLHRLRGTNRYPKAA, from the coding sequence ATGGTTCGGCTGCGGGACAAGGTCCGGGAACGGACCGGCCGCAACCGCGTCGGAACGGATATCCGTGTTGTGATCGCGGACATCAATCCGATCCTGCGCGGCTGGGGTAACTATTTTCGCACCGGTAACGCCGCCGACAAGTTCCGCCAGATCGACTGGTATGTCACCAGGAGGCTGTTTCGCTTAATGGTTAAGAAGCGGGGCCGCAATCTGCGTGCCGGCCAGGCCGGTCAGTGGACTGAGGAGTGGTTTAACGGTCACGGCCTGCACCGGCTTCGCGGCACTAATCGCTACCCGAAGGCAGCGTAA